The Streptomyces sp. NBC_00102 genome segment GCGACATAGCCCGCGCCGCCCTCGTACGTCCCGTGGCCGGCCGTCGACGTCAGCACCACGATCGTGCCGTCGCCGCTCGCGGTGAGGGCCGGCAGCAGGGCCTGGGTGATGTTGAGGGTGCCGACGACGTTCGTCTCGAACATCTGGCGCCAGTCCGCCGGGTCCCCGGTGGCGACCGGGTCCGCGCCGAGCGCCCCGCCCGCGTTGTTCACCAGCACGGCGAGCGACGCGAAGGCGGTGCCGAACTCGTCCACCGCCGCGCGGTCGGTCACGTCCAGGGCGTACGCGGTCGCCTGGTGGCCCGCCGCGTTGATCTCCTCGGCCAGCGCCTCGATCCGGTCCTTGCGGCGGGCGGTGAGCACCACGCGGTAACCCTCGGCGGCGAGCCGGC includes the following:
- a CDS encoding SDR family NAD(P)-dependent oxidoreductase, which produces MAATPIAVITGASSGIGAATARRLAAEGYRVVLTARRKDRIEALAEEINAAGHQATAYALDVTDRAAVDEFGTAFASLAVLVNNAGGALGADPVATGDPADWRQMFETNVVGTLNITQALLPALTASGDGTIVVLTSTAGHGTYEGGAGYVAAKHGEHVLAETLRLEIVGTPVRVIEIAPGMVKTDEFATNRFRGDTEKAAKVYAGVDAPLTAEDVADTVGWAVTRPSHVNIDLLVVRPRAQASNSKVHRTL